The Helianthus annuus cultivar XRQ/B chromosome 15, HanXRQr2.0-SUNRISE, whole genome shotgun sequence genomic sequence agagagagaacattaaccattactagatcttgaCTCCGACGACGTTCCGAACTCCGGCGCCACGAACCACccaccctccaccaccttctACAACCATCCACTGTCTCCGCTATCAACTACCAACAACCCAGAATGAACCAACCACCACCTTCCACCAACCACCAGATCTGCAACCACCATCGTGCCTCACTCATCGTGCATCTACCGCCTCCCCTGCCCCAACCATAACGGTCAACAACACCACCGCCACAGCGCTGCTGCTGTCGTGGGTGGCTGGAAACCCACCAGTTTTCTCTCTCTCGTTCGATTTCTCTGGACCTCTCTTTCTCTTTCGATTTCTCTGGTACTCTCTCTCACggctctcactctctctctaggCTTTGCAGGTTGTAAGTGTTGTGTAGAGAGAAGGGAAAGTCATGGGGGCTAGGGTTTTGATTTGGGGAGGAGAAAATGAGATATGTGATTTTAGAGAGAGGGAATTAAGAGAGTTGAGATGAGATTGTGATTTTGAAATGGatatgaagagagagaaagatcAGTGCATTAAAGAGAGATGATATGATTGGATAGTGGAGAGAGAAGGAATTTACTTCCAAAAATGCCCTTCTAGTTGACTAATGTGTATTATAACATTTCTTTTAAATCTAATTGTTACCAAAATTATGAGAGCCATTGATCAAGTTAGATGAAAGTTAATCAATGGGTGACAATGGGTTTGCATAGATTTTTAAAAAAGATAGAGTTTCTTATATAgccaagccctatatatatatatatatatatatatatagagagagagagagagagagatagagagagagaggaagattaacgtacattacggcttaatgtacatcacgtacgacagataTTTACGCACGTTCAATTTAGAATCACACACGTtgtaactcaaaaatccaaaatcacgcatgttgaaaacaataatcacgcatattgaaaacattaatcatgTATGTTATAGAACAAAATCccgcacgttgtcgtacgtgatgtacgttaagccgtaatgtatttTATACCTTCTCTCTCTCAATGGTTTAAAATTCATTACATTCTttgtatttaaaataaataaaacataaaaatattgtagTACATATTCATAAATGTATCGTATTCAGAAAGGTATGTTTATTGTGATCAATCTGACCCGACTTGAGCTCTTGTTGACCCGAAAATGTTTATATCTGGTTGTATGAAATTAATGTATCTAAAAATAGTTCTAGTTCTAGGTGTGCCTCTAGCAtcaaacacccccccccccccccaacccaaaaaaaaaaagaaaaaaaaatcccCAACCCCTGTGTTTGGCTCAGTGACTATAATCTGCCCATTTTGGGTCAGCCAAGGTTGTCATTTGGAAAAGCTCCAAATCTTTGCTTTTGGAaatgacttattggctttttaaTAAGTCATTTCCAAactcaatcccaaacaccccctgcACGTCCACCATACGTATCTAGTAGCAAGAGCCGGATAGAAAAGCGAGTAAAACCATTAAACTTTTaatgatttatttgtttgatgCAATAAGACGAACGCATACAAGAAACGTTACAAGTCAAATTGAGATGAAATGAAAATCTCAAGTGGGAATAtacaataagaaaaaaaaaattaaagatccCTCCTACATAATGGACAAGACCCATGTCTCACCAGCCATTCATCAATGCAAGGTAGGTGAAAAATGTGATGACAGTGTGGCAAACTCCTCACTATTTCTcctacttgaaaatcctacaACACCAAattatcaaaattcaaagtgggGTCTTATAGTATTAAATTGTATGGAAATCTTTAATTCACAAAAGTGAATAATCAATCAACTTGTCACTGGATCTAATACAAAAGATAAAAGGAGTTGTgttatatgtgattttatgtgCATTGGATGTTCGTTTATTGTTCAacctgtttttttttaatttgacccgtttaaaaaatAACCCGAatcaaaatattaataagaaaATATCATGATAAAAACGAAAAAATAACTATATTACCTGAAGGCACACGGAACAAGAAACGCGTTCTCCAGATTCATCAACATCATTATCGCAAGTAATGgcgattttaggtattttttcCACAGAATACTCAGTCAAGCCTTTAGATCCACCAATGTCAAATATGTTATGCACCTCATCAAAGCTTGTTTCAATAGCTCCCATCTATTGTCCAACAAGAAAATCAGGAATCCTTTAAAATTTTCTTTCTTGTTACCATTTTAATTGACTGATTTACCTGACTCTGAACCGCACTCAACATAGCTGGACCAATCCGTTCGCGTACAAGCCTTCCGTTTAACAAGCTTACAATGACATCAATCTGGTGTAACAAGTGTCATTAGCTTTAGTGGTGTTTAGTTCTATGTTTTAGAATTGGTAATTCTTGAAGAATTTGAGTCATACTCTATATTAAGTTGCTTAAAAGCCAGGGTTAACGCCCCCCGTTTTGACGCGAACCCATTTTGGTCAGAaaatgttttgacccgttacccgacccacccattttgccaggCTTAGCAAGGATATACATAGAAATTTGCATTTATCATGATGATTAGTTTCTTGCAACTtcttatagtttttttttttctaaccatGGGAACGCGATACTGGAAAACTCACGGGACCCAACCAATACCCTGCTAACCAACGGGGTAAGTAAATTGCAGATTGCGCTGTCAGGTGGCCTTAAAGAGGCTATGGCACGACACTAGTGGAAGCAAGATCAATTTACTCAAAGTTGTCGATGCCTACAAAGGGTAAAACTGAATTGCTTACCAAATAAAGAAAACAACAGATCCTGGATTCTTCAGATTTCCACAAAATAAGGGAAGATTCAAAGACTTCTATCGAAAAAACCGCACCCGAAATGGCTCCAATTGCAGCCCCTCTAACAAAACCACTTTCTGTCTCTTGCCCTATTAAAGCCCCTGTCATTGCTCCTAGTAAAGTCCCTACTGCATTacataaaacatcatcatcattctCATTAGATTGAACTTTCAGCAAAAACGGTGGAAATCAAAGTTATAACATGCATATCCTTAATATAGGTTAATGCTATAGGTACACCGCACCCAATCTGCACACCAGCATGCATGTCACATCATACAGGCGTAAAAGTTGTACCACCCGTATAACTTTCGCAGATCACAGACCTGTCAcattatacgggtcgtataacttTCGTAGATCACAGACCTGTCACATTACACAGGTCGTATAACTTCTGACATCACTCAGTTTTAGTAAAGTTATACGGCCCATATGGCAAAAATGTTATACGTCCAGTATAACTTGCCGGTGGTGTGTATAGCCTGACCCTTTTTTACCCATCAACATTCATAGATTTCCTaccttaaataaaaaaataaaaaaaaaacatataatctTATATTCTTGATCAGCAACAAAATGTCCAACTACAAACTAAGATCATCAAACATAGAGTTCAAATCACAGAAAACCCACATCAAAAAACCATTAAAGATTTACACTCAACAAGTTGTACCTATCAGATtcaaacacaaaacacaaaacaaaaaatCTATGAAACAAATTATAGAGCACATACCTAATGCAAAGAAGAAGGTGAGAATTGCAGAGAAAACATTCCCAAGAACCATGGAAACAGCAGAACTAATGAAATCTTTCACTTTAAACAAAACATTTCTGACTGAAAAACATGAAATATGTGAAAATGATGGTGCAAAATGGGATGCATAAGTGTATACCTccatttttgtttattatttttttaacttttttttctgatttttgttTGAATTGCATTTAGTGAAAGAGCAAAATATATGAAAAGATGAAATCAAAGGTAGATGAGCAAGAAGCATTTATGAATTATGGGTTTCTAAATCTCTTGTTGGCTTGTGGGGTCAAAGGGACATTTAGTAACCTGACACACACAAACTAATTCTTTCTTGctaagaaaaaaataataaatacttGAGTGCTTTAGTCAATATATCAATAACCTTTTTTAATTCTTTTCTTTTTTATagagtaaatttcaaagttcgtcctttatgtatgtctaaaatatcaaagtatgtcttttatctttaataacctcagaaaatatacttaatgtttgaaaaaccatTCAGGTTATGTCCTTTAGTCATAACACAATTAGTTTTCATGGTTAAAGTTGACTAAGTCAAtcccacataagggtattttagtcattttatcctaaatattataataaataatcataaaaccaataaataaaacaatttattACAGATACACAATTACACAGACAACTCACTTagccacctccaccaccactccCTTTACTCTCACCACCATTCCCACCCCAACCACCGTCCACGGCCACCCCCTAGACACCACCATTTCACCTGCAATCTATGGCAACCTCCGGCCATCACCA encodes the following:
- the LOC110912039 gene encoding NEP1-interacting protein 1 isoform X1 translates to MEVYTYASHFAPSFSHISCFSVRNVLFKVKDFISSAVSMVLGNVFSAILTFFFALVGTLLGAMTGALIGQETESGFVRGAAIGAISGAVFSIEVFESSLILWKSEESRICCFLYLIDVIVSLLNGRLVRERIGPAMLSAVQSQMGAIETSFDEVHNIFDIGGSKGLTEYSVEKIPKIAITCDNDVDESGERVSCSVCLQDFQVGEIVRSLPHCHHIFHLPCIDEWLVRHGSCPLCRRDL
- the LOC110912039 gene encoding NEP1-interacting protein 1 isoform X2, with the protein product MEVYTYASHFAPSFSHISCFSVRNVLFKVKDFISSAVSMVLGNVFSAILTFFFALVGTLLGAMTGALIGQETESGFVRGAAIGAISGAVFSIEVFESSLILWKSEESRICCFLYLIDVIVSLLNGRLVRERIGPAMLSAVQSQMGAIETSFDEVHNIFDIGGSKGLTEYSVEKIPKIAITCDNDVDESGERVSCSVCLQVVRCLWSLHGEAWPLWDMDSCVPC